ACCTTTTACCAAAGCCACGAATTGATTAGATACGTTAGAATACATCGGTTTACCATTCTTGATGTCCAAGGCACAGTTCACGGCTTGAGCGCCTACAATCTGGCTGGTAGGAGTTACCAAAGGAGGAAGACCGGCAGCTAAACGAACCGTCGGAATTAATTTCATGGCATCTTCCAGAATATCCATTGAGTTCAATTGTTTTAATTGGGCTACCATGTTGGTGTACATACCACCGGGAACCTCGGCTTTCTTCACGAGTTCGTTCGGTTTCGGGAAGTTGAAATAAGCTTCGATTGCATGACAAGCTTCCAACAATGCCTCTTCGTTGTTACTCTTGGCAGCAGCGATAGCGTCATCGAATAATTTGTCAATGTTAGCCGGAAGTGTATCTGTAAGCGGGTTGAACGGATTCGGGAATTGTTTAACAGCATCGTATGCCTCCAATTCTTTACGAATCGTGTACAACTCTTTGTTGATCTTGGCAACAGCTTCCATGTTTACATCCAGTTCGATACCTAATTTCTTACAGAAGATGTAAATCAATTCAATAGCCGGAGCAGCAGGACCACCCGCGAAATTCCAGATATTGGTATCAACGATGTCAACACCGTGTACAATAGCGGAAAGTACGGCACCTAATCCGTAGCCCGGGGTACAGTGAGTATGGAAGTCTACCGGAATCTTCAAATTGCTCTTGAATAACTGCATCATCTCGGAAATACGAGCCGGGTTAATCAAACCACTCATATCCTTGATCGTGATCATGTCAGCTCCGAGAGCCTCCATTTCTTTTGCCTTATTCAAGAAATATTCGTTTGTGAACACGGGTTCGGGATTCTTTTTCCCTTTCAACTTGTCTATCAAACTTAATTTCGGATATTTCGGGTCAATCGTGTAGCAAACAGCGCAATCTGCCATACCACCATATTTTTTCACGTATTTGATGGTAGATTTCACGTTGTTCACATCGTTCAAGGCATCGAAAATACGCATGATTCCTAAACCTGATTCGATAGCGTTTTTACAGAAACCTTCGATAATTTCATCTGTGTAAGGAGCGTAACCGAATAAGTTACGACCTCTGGAGAGGGCGGTCAATTTGGACACATCACCGATAACGGCTTTAATTTTTTCCAAACGATCCCATGGATTTTCGTTCAAATAACGCATTACGGAGTCGGGAACAGCTCCTCCCCATACTTCCATTGCGTAGAACTTGGCATCCTTGTAAAAAGGTAATACGCGGTCCACTTGATTTTGGTTCATTCGGGTCGCAAATGAAGATTGTTGACCATCTCTAAGTGTTAGATCTCTAATTAGTAATTTTCGTGCCATGTTTTATAAGAATTAATTGTTATGTGTTCTTTTAAATTCTGGATCAAATCTATTCAAAAGAAAATAATTTTCCTAATAATATACCTGAAATATCTGAGAAAAACTAACAAATTTTTTGAATCTTCAAAAATATGATTTTAATTTGTAACTTGAGATCGGATGTTTTATCCGTAACTCTGGTGAAATTTAATAAGTACGTCATGGAAAGAATCGCAA
The window above is part of the Butyricimonas paravirosa genome. Proteins encoded here:
- a CDS encoding biotin/lipoyl-containing protein — protein: MARKLLIRDLTLRDGQQSSFATRMNQNQVDRVLPFYKDAKFYAMEVWGGAVPDSVMRYLNENPWDRLEKIKAVIGDVSKLTALSRGRNLFGYAPYTDEIIEGFCKNAIESGLGIMRIFDALNDVNNVKSTIKYVKKYGGMADCAVCYTIDPKYPKLSLIDKLKGKKNPEPVFTNEYFLNKAKEMEALGADMITIKDMSGLINPARISEMMQLFKSNLKIPVDFHTHCTPGYGLGAVLSAIVHGVDIVDTNIWNFAGGPAAPAIELIYIFCKKLGIELDVNMEAVAKINKELYTIRKELEAYDAVKQFPNPFNPLTDTLPANIDKLFDDAIAAAKSNNEEALLEACHAIEAYFNFPKPNELVKKAEVPGGMYTNMVAQLKQLNSMDILEDAMKLIPTVRLAAGLPPLVTPTSQIVGAQAVNCALDIKNGKPMYSNVSNQFVALVKGEYGKTPVPVDPEFRLKIAGTREETPYDTSKYQMQENPVLTEFGGVKLAENEKEVLLMELFPAVAKNFLTKQKEARYMATHKGEQTQQTAEVQKEEPITGKVVEAPMPGNIFKILVKPGDVVSKGQNVLVLEAMKMENNITSDYAGKVKRILTQEGKSVTAGAKLIEIEI